A region from the Lutra lutra chromosome 1, mLutLut1.2, whole genome shotgun sequence genome encodes:
- the MAP6D1 gene encoding MAP6 domain-containing protein 1, whose translation MAWPCISRLCCLARRWNQLDRSDVAVPLTLHSYSDLESEEPGAGGAASRRGPSPAGTRDPGRDVPLTQYQRDFGVWTAPAGPRDAPQGRGSGVGGRRNKHPTAPGRGVYVLPIGDADSAVVTTSYRQEFQAWTGVKPPRSTKARPATVITTHSSGWDSSPGGGFQAPEGKKKFTPNPSAIFQASAPRILNV comes from the exons ATGGCGTGGCCCTGCATCAGCCGCTTATGCTGCCTGGCGCGGCGCTGGAACCAGCTGGACCGCTCCGACGTGGCAGTGCCGCTCACCCTGCACAGCTACTCGGACCTCGAGAGCGAGGAGCCCGGTGCAGGCGGCGCCGCTTCCCGCAGGGGCCCATCTCCTGCAGGCACCCGGGACCCCGGCCGGGACGTGCCGCTCACTCAGTACCAGCGGGACTTCGGCGTGTGGACGGCCCCCGCGGGGCCCAGGGATGCTCCGCAGGGGCGTGGGTCGGGTGTGGGCGGCCGCAGGAACAAGCACCCCACGGCCCCTGGCCGGGGTGTCTACGTGCTCCCCATCGGCGACGCGGACTCGGCTGTGGTGACCACGTCGTACAG ACAGGAGTTCCAGGCCTGGACCGGAGTGAAGCCGCCAAGATCCACAAAGGCAAGACCTGCCACAGTTATCACAACCCACAGCTCTGGATGGGACAGCAGCCCCGGGGGTGGCTTCCAG gcCCCTGAGGGGAAGAAGAAGTTCACCCCTAACCCATCAGCCATCTTTCAGGCTTCAGCTCCCCGGATCCTCAATGTGTGA